From the genome of Eublepharis macularius isolate TG4126 chromosome 12, MPM_Emac_v1.0, whole genome shotgun sequence, one region includes:
- the CDC6 gene encoding cell division control protein 6 homolog → MRSTRSQSRCQSQNTIDFPKRKSIRTAHKQLENERTSKLDPTPLSVSPRSSREQVLPLSPRKRLGDDNLCNVTQVLTCSPTKQSKKENSFSPLSPKGRRLLFSEQSATKSPTKSSDLAPSPLLRCQETPKTPLQRRPRKELVCIRLFKQEGTCYQQAKTVLHTAVPDQLHARETEMCFLHQFLKEHLCGEKPGSLYVSGAPGTGKTACLSRVLLDLKRELAGSKVIVLNCMALKNSQAVFLAVAEQLGQAGADKKAQTNTIRKLEKRLTARSGPMVLVVLDEMDQLDSKGQDVLYTVFEWPSLPNSRLVLIGIANALDLTDRILPRLQARPKCRPQLLNFPPYNKDQLASILEERLKQVSGEQVLDSAAIQFCARKVSAVSGDARKALDVCRRAIEIVESNVKSQTILKPLSDSKSFSKAAADSPAPKRVGVIHISQVISDVYGDRMAAGNGCGDADSFPLQQKVLVCSLLLLTKQQKAKEVTLGKLHEAYSKVCRKQQVGALDQSECLSLSSLLESRGVLGLKKAKEVRLTKVFLKIDEKDIEHALKDRILVGNILAGGL, encoded by the exons ATGCGCAGCACTAGATCACAGTCCCGATGCCAAAGCCAGAACACCATCGACTTTCCGAAACGGAAATCCATAAGAACAGCTCATAAACAGCTGGAGAATGAGAGAACTTCAAAGCTGGATCCAACACCACTGTCGGTCTCACCACGTTCCTCCCGGGAGCAGGTCTTGCCTCTTAGCCCTCGCAAGCGCCTAG GAGATGACAACCTCTGCAATGTTACCCAAGTGTTGACCTGCTCCCCAACTAAGCAGAGTAagaaagagaacagcttctcGCCTCTCTCCCCCAAGGGACGACGTTTACTCTTCAGTGAACAGTCAGCCACCAAGTCTCCAACTAAGAGTAGCGATTtagccccctctcccctcctcaggtgCCAGGAGACTCCCAAGACTCCACTGCAAAGACGTCCTAGAAAAGAGTTGGTGTGTATTCGTCTCTTTAAGCAAGAAG GCACCTGTTACCAACAAGCGAAGACTGTCCTGCACACAGCTGTTCCAGACCAGCTGCATGCAAGGGAGACGGAGATGTGCTTCCTGCATCAGTTCCTCAAGGAGCATCTCTGTGGAGAGAAGCCCGGAAGCCTTTATGTCTCTGGAGCCCCCGGCACAGGGAAGACCGCCTGCCTCAGcagggtgctgctggacttgaag agggagctggcagggaGCAAAGTCATTGTCCTGAACTGCATGGCTCTGAAGAACTCCCAGGCTGTTTTTCTGGCAGTTGCTGAACAGCTGGGCCAGGCAGGAGCAGACAAAAAAGCCCAGACCAACACTATCAGGAAGCTGGAGAAACGGTTGACGGCAAGAAGCGGCCCCATGGT TTTGGTTGTGCTGGATGAGATGGATCAGCTGGACAGCAAGGGGCAAGATGTACTCTACACAGTGTTTGAGTGGCCCTCCCTCCCCAATTCCCGGCTCGTTCTCATTG GGATAGCCAATGCTCTGGATCTCACTGATCGCATCCTGCCCCGCTTGCAGGCTCGCCCCAAGTGCCGCCCACAGCTGCTGAACTTTCCCCCATACAACAAAGACCAACTTGCCTCCATTCTTGAGGAACGCTTGAAACAG GTGTCAGGGGAGCAGGTGCTGGACAGTGCTGCCATCCAGTTCTGCGCTCGGAAAGTGTCGGCAGTCTCCGGGGATGCTCGCAAAGCGCTGGACGTCTGCAG GAGGGCTATTGAAATTGTGGAATCCAATGTGAAGAGCCAAACCATCCTTAAACCGTTGTCTGACA GCAAATCATTTTCAAAAGCAGCTGCAGATTCTCCAGCGCCCAAACGGGTGGGAGTGATCCACATATCCCAGGTGATCTCTGATGTGTATGGCGACCGGATGGCAGCTGGTAATGGCTGTGGAGACGCTGATTCCTTTCCATTGCAACAGAAGGTCTTGGTCTGTTCTCTGCTGCTTCTGACTAAGCAACAGAAAGCAAAGGAGGTGACCCTAGGAAAG tTGCATGAGGCCTACAGCAAAGTTTGCCGGAAGCAGCAAGTGGGAGCTCTTGACCAATCAGAGTGCCTCTCGCTGTCATCCCTTTTGGAATCTAGAGGTGTTCTGGGGCTGAAGAAGGCTAAAGAAGTTCGGCTGACCAAG gtcTTCCTGAAAATAGATGAAAAGGATATCGAGCATGCCCTAAAAGACCGCATCTTGGTTGGAAACATCTTGGCAGGGGGGCTTTAA